The sequence GGGCCGCCTTCGGGCCGCTGCGCTTTTCCGGGCTGACCTCGATCAAGGAGGCCTACCTCGCCGCCCAGGTCCCCTGGCGGGAAGGCCAGCCCTACGACGCGGACCTCGTGGCCCGCTACCGCAAGACGCTCGTCGGCCTCGACCTTTTCACCATGGTCCAGGTGGAGCCGGCCGGGGAGCTCGACGCCTCGGGCCGGGCCCCCATCCTGGTCAAGGTGATCGAACGCAAGCATCGCACCATAAAGGGCGGCGTCAATTACAAGACCGACGAAGGCCCCGGGGCGAACCTCAGCTGGGAAAACCGCAACCTCTTCGGCGGCGGCGAAAAGCTCTCCCTGGCGGCCACCGGCTCGGCCATCGAGCAGCTCGGCGAAATCACGTTTGAAAAGCCCGACTTCCTGGCCCCCAAGAACCTGTTTACGGCCAAGGGCAAGGTGGCCGACGAAAACAAGAAGGCCTACAAGGGCAAAAACGCCCAGGCCACGGCCATGGTGCGCCGCCACTTCACCGACACCTTCACCGCCGGGGCCGGGGTCGGCTACCGCGCCTCCTACATCGAGAAGGACGAATCGCGTCCCTGGGAGGACGGCACCCGCTACGGTTTCGTCTTTTTGCCCGTCGAAGCCTCCTACGATACGCGCAAGGACCTGCTCGACCCGCAGCAAGGCATTATGGCGAGCCTCGCCTGCGCCCCCTACTGGGGCGCCGTCGGCAATGGCCCGAACTTCGTCCGCCCGGAATTTTCCGTGGCCAACTACTTCAAACTGCTCGAAAAACCGGGACTGGTCCTGGCTACCCGGGTCATCGGCGGCGCCAATATCGGGGCCTCGCGCAACGACGTCTCCCCGGACCTGCGCTTTTACGCCGGCGGCTCCGGCTCCATCCGGGGCTACCCCTACCAGACCGTGGGACCGCTGCGGGGCAAGACCCCGGTCGGCGGCGGATCGCTTTTCACCTTTTCGGCGGAATTGCGCTGGCGCATCACCGAACTGATCGGGATTGTGCCCTTCCTCGACGGCGGCTCCGCCTTCAAAAACGCCCTGGCCCCCTACGACCAGCCGATTCTGCTCGGAGCGGGGCTCGGGGTTCGCGTGTACACCCCGGTCGGCCCCGTGCGCCTGGATGTGGCCACACCGGTGACCCCGCGCAAGGATATCGACGACATTGCCCAATTCTACTTCAGCATCGGACAGTCCTTCTAAGGCCGGGGCGAACGCCGCCCCACCGCGCCATCCCCGACCGCGCCGCCGCTTCTGGCGCTGGCTGGGGTTCGCCCTGGCCGGCCTTTGCGCCTTGCTGCTTGTCGGCTGGGGCCTGCTGCTGACCCCCTTCGGGCTCGACCTGGCCGCCCGGGTGGCCGAGCAGGGCATACGCGCCGGGTCGGGACTCGACGCCCGCATCGAAAACGTCTCGGGCACACTGCCTTTCTCCTTAAACGTGGGACGCTTCGCCCTGGCCGACAAGAAAGGCACCTGGCTTGTGGTGGCCGACGCGCGCCTGTCCTGGTCGCCGCTGGCGTTGCTGCGCGGCCGGGTGGTCATAAACGAGATCGCGGCCGGCACCGTGCGGGTGCGCCGCGCCCCGGACCTGCCGCCCGCGCCGGAGCCCCCGGCCATGGAGTGGCCGCCGCGCTTCCCCCGGCTGCCGCCCATCCTCGTGGACCGCCTTGCCGTGGGCCGGCTCATCCTGGACAAGGAACTGGCCGGCCAGGACGCCGTCATTCGCATCGACGGCAGGCTGGCCGAATCCGGGGCCGGGGCCGTGGGGTTGGCGCTCGCCGCTCAGCGCCTGGACGGCGACAAGCCGCTTTCGGTCAACTTGGCCGGCTCGCTCAACTATGCCGACTGGAAGCTCGCGGCCAAGGCCTCCCTGGCCGACGCGCCCGGCGGGCTGCTCGCCGCCGCCCTGGCCGGACCGGACGGCGGGGGGCTGACCGTGAACCTGACCGGCGACGGCCCGCTCGACGCCTGGAAGGGAACGTTCACGGCCGCGCTTGGCGGCAAGGAATTTTTAAACGCCGACCTGGGCCTCGGCGTGCCCCTGCGAAAAAACGCCCTGGCAGCCTTCTCCGTGCGACTGGCCGTCACGCCGCCGCCTGGGCTTGTGCCCGAGGCCGCCGCCAAATTGGTCGGCGACCATCCGGGCCTCTCCCTGGCCGGGCGCGTGGGCATCGTCAACGACGACCTGTTCCTGGACGAGCTGACGGCCAACGTGGCCGCCGGCAGCCTCACGGCCAAGGCCGGCCTGGACGCAACCGGCAAGAAGATGACCGCGACGGCCACGGTGAACCTCCCGGACGCCGCCGTCATCGATCCCTCCCTGGCCGGCAACGCGGCGGTCACCATCGACGCCAGCGGACCGCTCAACCGGCCAAAGCTCACCGCGCGCCTGACCCTCGGCGGCTTGAGGGCCGGCCCGACGTCCCTCAGGGCGGCCACGATCAACGCCACGGCCGATCCGGCCGGCGACCTGGACGGCCCCTTTCCCGGGGCGGGGCTCACCGTGACCGGCAATCTGGACGGACTGGCCGGGCCCGAGGGGACCTCGCTGTTGGGCGAGGCCTTACGCCTCAACGCGGCGGCCGACGTCGCCGCCGACGGGGCCGTCACCGCGAAAAAGATCGCCCTTACGGGCGCGGGCGGCGCGGTTACCGCACGCGACCTGCGCTACGCCGGCAACAAGATCGCCGGACAGCTCGGCATTTCCGTGGCCGACATCGCCGGCGCGGCCGGCCTGGCCGGATTGCGCCTGACCGGCAAGCTGGCGCTGACGGCCGACATCGCGGCCGACGCCGCCGGCAAGGGGAAAGCCGACTTGGCTGTAAATCTTACGGGGCTGGCCGCCCGCGAAGGCGCGGACGAGGCGGCCAAAGCCCTGGCCGCCCTGCTCGGCGCGTCGCCCGACGTCGCCGCCAAGGCCCGGTTCGCGGCATCCGGCGCGCGCGTCGAATCCCTGACCCTTCACGGCAAGGCGGTCACGCTCGCCGCTTCGGGCGACTATGACGCCGCCTCCGATGGCCTTTCGGCCAAGGCCGCGCTCAAGGCCGCCAATCTGGCCGTGCTCGAACCGGCCCTTAGCGAAAAAAGCGGCGGCGCGCTGTCCCTCGACCTGGCCGTCGCCGGCACCGCCGCCGCCCCACGCCTGACCGTTTCGGCCAAGGGCGAAGGCCTCGTTTTCGGCGACCTGGCCCTGTCCGGGCTGGAGCTTGCGGCCACGGGCAACGATCTGGCCGCCGCGCCAAACGGCACACTGTCGCTTTCCGCCCGGCGCGAGGGGGAATCGGCCCGGTTCGAAGCCGGCTACGCCCTGCGCGGCACGCGGCTTTCCGTTTCCAACCTGCGTCTGGCCGCCCCGGACACCGCCTTTTCCGGCGACGCCGTCGTCGACACGGCAACCGGACGCGTCAGCGGCAAGCTTTCCGGCAAGGCGGGAAGCCTCGCCGGGATCGGCCGTTTCGCCGGGCAAAAGCTCGCCGGCAGCCTGACGCTTTCCGCCACGGCCACAGCCGGCAAAAACGGACAAGGCGTCGTGTGCGACCTGACCGCCGCCGGCCTGCGCCTGCCCGGCCTTGCCGCCGCGAACCTGACCGTGGCCGCCAATCTCGACGACGTCACCGGCAATCCCCGGGGCAAGGCCGACATCGCCGCCAAGGGGCTGGCCGCCGGCGACCTCGATCTGGCGACGCTGTCCCTGGCCGCCCATGGCGACGGCCGCGCGCTTTCCGCCAGGCTCGACGCCAAGGGGACCATCCCGGGGGGCAAGCCGCTCACCCTGGCCACCACCATCGGCCTTGCGCCAGCGGGCAAGGGCCGCCGGATCACCGTGTCCAGCCTCGACGGGAGCCTGGACAAGCAGAAATTCCGCCTCACCGCTCCGGCCACGGTGACCCTCGACGGCGCGACCAAACGCCTCGACGCCTTGGCCCTGACCTTCGACAAGGCCAAAATCGAAGCCTCGGCCAACCTCTCGCCCCGGTCCGTCTCCGGCAAGGCTTCCGTCACGCATCTTTCCCTGCCCATGCTGGCCTCCTTCGGCGTGACCGGGCTTAGCGGCACGGGACAAGCGTCAGTGTCCCTGGCCGGCTCCCCGGCAAGGCCCGAAATCACGGCCGAGGTCGCGGTCAACGACCTGTCCATGGCCTCGGAAAAGGGTTCGGGCCTGCCGACGCTGGCCGTGACCGCCAAGGCGTCCGTTTCCGGCGGCAAGGCCGAGGCGCGCGTCGCCGTCGGCCCGACCGGCAAGAAGGAGGCCGTCACCGTCACGGCCAATCTGCCCGTGCGCTTCGGCCTGGAACCCTTTGCCTTCGACGTGCCGCAAAACGCCCCGCTTTCCGGCCGGGTCACCGCCGACAGCGACCTGTCGCAAATGGCGGGACTTCTCGCCCAGGCCAATACCCGCATCGTCGGCCGCCTGACCGCCGACATGGCCCTTGGCGGCACGCTTGCCGCCCCGTCGGTTTCGGGATCGATGGCCCTGGCCGCGAAAAAGCTCGAGAACGCCGATGCCGGCCTCGTCCTGCACAACCTGACCTTCCGGGCCAACGCCTCGGGCGGGACCGTCACCATCGCGCAGGCTTCGGGCCAGGACGGCCACGGCGGCACCTTCACGCTCACCGGCAAGGTCGGCATCGAGGACCCGCAAAACGGCCCCGTGGACCTGAAGCTGAAACTCAACCATCTCCGCGTGGCCGGGCTCGATCTGGCCCGGGTCACGGCGAACGGCGACCTGGCCGTGGCCGGCACCCTGTCACAGATGCGGGCGAGCGGCGCCGTCGAGATCGGCCCGGCCGACATCAACCTGCCCACCTCGCTGCCCCCGGACGTGGTGGTCATTCCCGTCACCTACGTCAACGATCCCAACGCGCCGAAGAAAAAGGCCAAGCGCCACGAGCCGCCGGCCGCCGCCCGCCGCGTCGACCTGGACATCACGGCCTCGCTCGGCCAGGCGGTCTACGTGCGGGGACTGGGACTGGAATCGCGCTGGGAAGGCAAGGTCAAGGTCACGGGCACGGCCGCCGCGCCGGTCGTGGTCGGCAAGTATTACGTGGCCAAGGGCCGGGTGGAGCTTTTCGGCAGCAACCTGGAGATCAGCAAGGGCGACGTCACCTTCACCGGCGGCACGCCCCCGGCCCCCCTCCTCGACATCCTGGCCGAAAACACCTCCGGGGACGTCACGGCCGGGGTCTCCATCACCGGCGACGCGACCAACCCGTCCATCAAGCTGGTTTCGACGCCGACGCTGTCCCATGACGAGATCCTCTCGCGGATTCTCTTCGGACAGTCCGCCAAGACGCTGTCCCCGGTCCAGGCGGCCCAGCTTGCCCAGGCCGCCGCCTCGCTCTACGCCGGCGGCTCGCCCACCAGCGTCCTGGCCCGCACCCGACGCATTCTCGGCCTCGACCAGCTGTCCCTGGTCTCGGACGGCAAGGGCGGCGGCATGGCCTCCACCGTGCTCAAGGCCGGCAAGGAAATCACCAAGGGCGTGACCGTGGGCGTGGAACAGGGCATGGGCGCGCAGTCCGGGGCCGTGTCCGTGGAGGTGCAGGTCACCCCCAACATCACTGTGGACAGCCGGGTCGGCGCGGACAACAAGCAGGGCGTGGGCGTCAACTGGAAGTGGGACTACTAGCCCGGGACGAAAGCCCCGTCCCTTTCATGGGCAAGGGCGCGAAGGGACGACACCCGGCAAGACGGGAAATTGAGGGAGGAAAGAGCGCGGGAGGGCCGCCTCCTCTCGAAGAGCGTCCCCTCCCGCGTCGCCGTTGCCTTTATTTGCCGGCCTTGCGCTGCTGGTCGATTTCCTGCTGGATCCGCTCGCCGTACTTGCGGGACTGGACGATCACCTCGTCCACCTTGTCGCCGCGCAGCCGCATAAGCGAAATCTTGTAGGCCCCGTCGATGGGGATCATGGCGTTTTTGGGGTCGGCATAGAGGGAGTTCATGGCGTCGATGAGGCGGCCGGGCTCCACGCCGACGTAGGAATTGAAGCAGTTGCGGAAGTGCTGCTCGATCTCCTGGGGCTTGGCGTCCTTCTGGAGGGTGCTCGCGTCGGTGCACATGATCCGCACCGCCGTGGCCAGTCCGAACAGGAAGGATTTTT comes from Solidesulfovibrio fructosivorans JJ] and encodes:
- a CDS encoding autotransporter assembly complex protein TamA — its product is MHSRIFAALWAVFAIMAACACIGGAAHAASHASPSGLAYVVRYTGDADPRILGLLKQVSKAESLVQSPPDSALLLERRADEDKTAFAKVFQSEGYFAAVITVDLDQGVSPAVLTYAIKAGPRFALSKVTLAVPPDQPGRDAELPTPEAIGLPVPEPFLAKAVVDAEARITDILHRQARPYAKIAKRQVTANFANHDVTVVWTVDPGPRAAFGPLRFSGLTSIKEAYLAAQVPWREGQPYDADLVARYRKTLVGLDLFTMVQVEPAGELDASGRAPILVKVIERKHRTIKGGVNYKTDEGPGANLSWENRNLFGGGEKLSLAATGSAIEQLGEITFEKPDFLAPKNLFTAKGKVADENKKAYKGKNAQATAMVRRHFTDTFTAGAGVGYRASYIEKDESRPWEDGTRYGFVFLPVEASYDTRKDLLDPQQGIMASLACAPYWGAVGNGPNFVRPEFSVANYFKLLEKPGLVLATRVIGGANIGASRNDVSPDLRFYAGGSGSIRGYPYQTVGPLRGKTPVGGGSLFTFSAELRWRITELIGIVPFLDGGSAFKNALAPYDQPILLGAGLGVRVYTPVGPVRLDVATPVTPRKDIDDIAQFYFSIGQSF
- a CDS encoding translocation/assembly module TamB domain-containing protein, whose translation is MPNSTSASDSPSKAGANAAPPRHPRPRRRFWRWLGFALAGLCALLLVGWGLLLTPFGLDLAARVAEQGIRAGSGLDARIENVSGTLPFSLNVGRFALADKKGTWLVVADARLSWSPLALLRGRVVINEIAAGTVRVRRAPDLPPAPEPPAMEWPPRFPRLPPILVDRLAVGRLILDKELAGQDAVIRIDGRLAESGAGAVGLALAAQRLDGDKPLSVNLAGSLNYADWKLAAKASLADAPGGLLAAALAGPDGGGLTVNLTGDGPLDAWKGTFTAALGGKEFLNADLGLGVPLRKNALAAFSVRLAVTPPPGLVPEAAAKLVGDHPGLSLAGRVGIVNDDLFLDELTANVAAGSLTAKAGLDATGKKMTATATVNLPDAAVIDPSLAGNAAVTIDASGPLNRPKLTARLTLGGLRAGPTSLRAATINATADPAGDLDGPFPGAGLTVTGNLDGLAGPEGTSLLGEALRLNAAADVAADGAVTAKKIALTGAGGAVTARDLRYAGNKIAGQLGISVADIAGAAGLAGLRLTGKLALTADIAADAAGKGKADLAVNLTGLAAREGADEAAKALAALLGASPDVAAKARFAASGARVESLTLHGKAVTLAASGDYDAASDGLSAKAALKAANLAVLEPALSEKSGGALSLDLAVAGTAAAPRLTVSAKGEGLVFGDLALSGLELAATGNDLAAAPNGTLSLSARREGESARFEAGYALRGTRLSVSNLRLAAPDTAFSGDAVVDTATGRVSGKLSGKAGSLAGIGRFAGQKLAGSLTLSATATAGKNGQGVVCDLTAAGLRLPGLAAANLTVAANLDDVTGNPRGKADIAAKGLAAGDLDLATLSLAAHGDGRALSARLDAKGTIPGGKPLTLATTIGLAPAGKGRRITVSSLDGSLDKQKFRLTAPATVTLDGATKRLDALALTFDKAKIEASANLSPRSVSGKASVTHLSLPMLASFGVTGLSGTGQASVSLAGSPARPEITAEVAVNDLSMASEKGSGLPTLAVTAKASVSGGKAEARVAVGPTGKKEAVTVTANLPVRFGLEPFAFDVPQNAPLSGRVTADSDLSQMAGLLAQANTRIVGRLTADMALGGTLAAPSVSGSMALAAKKLENADAGLVLHNLTFRANASGGTVTIAQASGQDGHGGTFTLTGKVGIEDPQNGPVDLKLKLNHLRVAGLDLARVTANGDLAVAGTLSQMRASGAVEIGPADINLPTSLPPDVVVIPVTYVNDPNAPKKKAKRHEPPAAARRVDLDITASLGQAVYVRGLGLESRWEGKVKVTGTAAAPVVVGKYYVAKGRVELFGSNLEISKGDVTFTGGTPPAPLLDILAENTSGDVTAGVSITGDATNPSIKLVSTPTLSHDEILSRILFGQSAKTLSPVQAAQLAQAAASLYAGGSPTSVLARTRRILGLDQLSLVSDGKGGGMASTVLKAGKEITKGVTVGVEQGMGAQSGAVSVEVQVTPNITVDSRVGADNKQGVGVNWKWDY